A genomic segment from Streptomyces sp. NBC_00459 encodes:
- a CDS encoding RNA polymerase-binding protein RbpA has product MSERALRGTRLVVTSYETDRGIDLAPRQAVEYACEKGHRFEMPFSVEAEIPPEWECKVCGAQALLVDGDGPEEKKAKPARTHWDMLMERRTREELEEVLEERLAVLRSGAMNIAVHPRDSRKSA; this is encoded by the coding sequence ATGAGTGAGCGAGCTCTTCGCGGCACACGCCTTGTAGTGACCAGCTATGAGACGGACCGCGGCATCGACCTGGCCCCGCGCCAGGCCGTGGAGTACGCATGCGAGAAGGGGCACCGGTTTGAGATGCCCTTCTCGGTGGAGGCCGAAATTCCGCCGGAGTGGGAGTGCAAGGTCTGCGGGGCCCAGGCACTCCTCGTGGACGGCGACGGCCCTGAGGAGAAAAAGGCCAAGCCCGCGCGTACGCATTGGGACATGCTGATGGAGCGGCGCACCCGAGAGGAACTCGAAGAGGTCCTTGAGGAGCGACTGGCCGTACTCCGCTCCGGAGCGATGAACATCGCTGTACATCCGCGGGACAGCCGCAAGTCCGCGTAG
- the fxsA gene encoding FxsA family membrane protein codes for MTTGAPTPTYPARPRRSRLRTFLPLGIAAWLVLEIWLLTMVAGAASGFAVLLLLIAGFVLGSVVIKRAGRRAFRNLTETLQQQQGGTPSAGAARPGGSEGNGLLMLGGLLLMLPGLISDAVGLLLLIPPIQKAISRYAERTFERKLREATPGTLGDAFQQARIRRPDGKVVQGEVIRDDTAGGTAGERRPPLTG; via the coding sequence ATGACGACTGGCGCACCGACCCCCACCTACCCCGCCCGGCCGCGGCGTTCCCGGCTGCGCACGTTCCTTCCGCTGGGCATCGCCGCCTGGCTGGTGCTGGAGATCTGGCTGCTGACCATGGTCGCCGGCGCGGCGAGCGGCTTCGCGGTCCTCCTGCTTCTGATCGCCGGTTTCGTGCTCGGCTCCGTGGTCATCAAGCGGGCGGGCCGCCGGGCCTTCCGCAACCTCACGGAGACGCTGCAACAGCAGCAGGGCGGCACACCGTCGGCGGGCGCTGCCCGTCCCGGCGGCAGCGAGGGCAACGGCCTGCTGATGCTCGGCGGTCTGCTGCTGATGCTGCCCGGCCTGATCTCGGACGCGGTGGGCCTGCTCCTGCTGATCCCCCCGATCCAGAAGGCGATCAGCCGCTACGCGGAACGCACCTTCGAACGCAAACTGAGGGAGGCGACCCCGGGCACCCTGGGTGACGCGTTCCAGCAGGCGAGGATCCGTCGCCCGGACGGCAAGGTGGTCCAGGGCGAGGTCATCCGCGACGACACGGCGGGCGGGACCGCGGGGGAGCGGCGTCCGCCGCTGACCGGCTGA
- a CDS encoding polyprenol monophosphomannose synthase gives MNDGDGTLAAEAQGRRFGPLGTALVIIPTYNEAENIKKIVGRVREAVPDVHVLVADDNSPDGTGKLADELAAEDDQVQVLHRKGKEGLGAAYLAGFRWGMDNGYGVLIEMDADGSHQPEELPRLLTALKGADLVLGSRWVPGGRVVNWPKSREFISRGGSLYSRVLLDVPVRDVTGGYRAFRRETLEGLGLDEVASQGYCFQVDLARRAIRAGYHVVEVPITFVEREHGDSKMSRDILVEALWRVTMWGVGERVNRARGRTRKP, from the coding sequence GTGAACGACGGCGACGGGACCCTCGCGGCAGAAGCCCAGGGGCGGCGGTTCGGCCCGCTCGGCACGGCTTTGGTGATCATTCCGACCTACAACGAGGCCGAGAACATCAAGAAGATCGTCGGCCGGGTGCGGGAGGCGGTCCCTGACGTCCACGTTCTCGTGGCGGATGACAACAGCCCCGACGGCACGGGCAAGCTGGCCGACGAGCTCGCCGCCGAGGACGATCAGGTCCAGGTACTGCACCGCAAGGGCAAGGAGGGCCTCGGCGCCGCCTACCTCGCGGGCTTCCGGTGGGGCATGGACAACGGCTACGGCGTCCTGATCGAGATGGACGCCGACGGCTCCCACCAGCCCGAGGAACTGCCCCGTCTGCTGACCGCCCTCAAGGGCGCCGACCTGGTCCTCGGCTCGCGCTGGGTGCCCGGCGGCCGGGTGGTCAACTGGCCCAAGTCCCGCGAGTTCATCTCGCGTGGCGGCAGCCTCTACTCCCGGGTCCTGCTCGACGTACCCGTGCGGGATGTCACCGGTGGCTACCGTGCCTTCCGCCGGGAGACCCTCGAAGGCCTCGGCCTCGACGAGGTCGCCTCGCAGGGCTACTGCTTCCAGGTCGACCTTGCCCGCCGCGCGATCCGGGCCGGCTACCACGTGGTCGAGGTGCCCATCACCTTCGTCGAGCGCGAGCACGGCGACTCCAAGATGAGCCGCGACATCCTGGTCGAGGCGCTTTGGCGGGTCACGATGTGGGGCGTGGGCGAGCGCGTGAACCGGGCCCGGGGCAGGACCAGGAAGCCGTAG
- a CDS encoding amidohydrolase, which produces MSERPAPPSATVLLRGGEVHSPADPFATAMLVEHGHIAWVGSEGAADAFTGAADEVIDLDGALVTPAFTDAHVHTTATGLALTGLDLSDTPSLDAALSLVRAFAAARPADRVLLGHGWDAARWPGGRPPTRAELDEATGGRPLYLSRIDVHSAVVTTALLDLVQGDTGRPDAPLTGDAHHTVRAAALGAVTPAQRTEAQRAALARAASLGIGSVHECGGPEISSEDDFTGLLRLAAEESGPRVVGYWAEQDVEKARALGAIGAAGDLFVDGALGSHTACLHEPYSDRTGHTGTAYLDTAAVAAHVVACTEAGLQAGFHAIGDAAVTSVVDGVRTAAEKVGLARVRAARHRVEHAEMLTPETIAAFAELGLTASVQPAFDALWGGEDGMYAQRLGGDRARALNPFAALLKAGVPLALGSDSPVTPLDPWGTVRAAAFHRTPEHRVSVRAAFTAHTRGGWRAVGRDDAGVLVPGAPADYALWRTDALVVQAPDDRVARWSTDPRSGTPGLPDLTPGADLPVCLRTVVGGRTVFVRPSE; this is translated from the coding sequence ATGAGTGAACGCCCGGCACCACCCTCCGCCACCGTCCTCCTCCGGGGCGGCGAGGTCCACAGCCCCGCCGACCCCTTCGCGACCGCGATGCTCGTCGAACACGGACACATCGCCTGGGTCGGCTCGGAAGGCGCCGCAGACGCCTTCACGGGCGCGGCGGACGAGGTGATCGACCTCGACGGAGCCCTGGTCACCCCGGCGTTCACCGACGCACACGTGCACACCACCGCCACCGGTCTCGCGCTCACCGGCCTGGACCTGTCCGACACCCCTTCCCTGGACGCGGCCCTCAGCCTCGTACGCGCGTTCGCCGCCGCCCGCCCCGCCGACCGCGTCCTTCTCGGCCACGGCTGGGACGCCGCCCGCTGGCCCGGCGGCCGTCCGCCGACCCGCGCCGAGCTGGACGAGGCCACCGGCGGACGGCCGCTGTACCTCAGCCGCATCGACGTCCACTCGGCGGTCGTGACGACGGCACTGCTCGACCTGGTCCAGGGCGACACAGGGCGCCCCGACGCCCCACTGACCGGCGACGCGCACCACACGGTCCGGGCCGCGGCCCTGGGCGCGGTCACCCCGGCCCAGCGCACCGAGGCCCAGCGGGCCGCCCTCGCGCGCGCCGCGTCGCTCGGCATCGGCTCCGTCCATGAGTGCGGAGGACCGGAGATCTCCTCGGAGGACGACTTCACCGGCCTGCTGCGCCTCGCCGCCGAGGAGTCGGGCCCCCGTGTGGTCGGCTACTGGGCCGAACAGGATGTCGAGAAGGCCCGCGCCCTGGGTGCGATCGGCGCCGCCGGTGACCTGTTCGTCGACGGCGCCCTCGGCTCGCACACCGCCTGTCTGCACGAGCCGTACAGCGACCGGACCGGCCACACGGGCACCGCCTACCTGGACACCGCCGCCGTCGCCGCCCATGTCGTCGCCTGCACCGAGGCGGGCCTCCAGGCGGGCTTCCACGCCATCGGGGACGCCGCCGTGACCTCCGTGGTCGACGGCGTGCGCACAGCCGCAGAGAAGGTCGGTCTGGCCCGTGTCCGAGCCGCCCGGCACCGCGTCGAGCACGCGGAGATGCTCACTCCCGAGACCATCGCCGCCTTCGCCGAGCTGGGTCTCACCGCCTCCGTGCAGCCCGCCTTCGACGCCCTGTGGGGCGGCGAGGACGGCATGTACGCCCAGCGCCTCGGCGGCGACCGTGCGCGGGCCCTGAACCCCTTCGCGGCCCTCCTGAAGGCCGGTGTCCCGCTCGCCCTCGGTTCGGACAGCCCCGTCACCCCGCTCGACCCCTGGGGCACGGTCCGCGCCGCGGCCTTCCATCGCACCCCGGAGCACCGCGTCTCGGTCCGCGCGGCGTTCACGGCCCACACCCGAGGCGGCTGGCGCGCCGTCGGGCGTGACGACGCGGGCGTCCTGGTGCCGGGCGCACCCGCCGACTACGCCCTCTGGCGCACCGACGCGCTCGTGGTCCAGGCCCCCGACGACCGGGTCGCCCGCTGGTCCACCGACCCCCGCTCCGGCACCCCGGGCCTGCCGGATCTCACGCCGGGCGCCGACCTTCCCGTATGCCTGCGCACGGTGGTGGGCGGACGGACGGTGTTCGTACGGCCGAGCGAGTGA
- a CDS encoding Lrp/AsnC family transcriptional regulator: MEELDRQIVQLLVKDGRMSYTDLGKATGLSTSAVHQRVRRLEQRGVIRGYAAVVDPEAVGLPMTAFISVKPFDPSAPDDIAERLRDVPELEACHSVAGEENYILKVRVATPHELEELLARLRTLAGVSTRTTVVLSTPYEARPPKI; the protein is encoded by the coding sequence ATGGAGGAGCTGGACCGACAGATCGTGCAGCTGCTCGTCAAGGACGGGCGGATGAGTTACACCGACCTGGGCAAGGCCACGGGCCTGTCCACGTCAGCCGTGCACCAGCGGGTGCGCCGGCTGGAACAGCGCGGCGTCATCCGCGGCTACGCCGCGGTCGTCGATCCGGAGGCCGTGGGGCTGCCCATGACGGCCTTCATCTCGGTGAAACCCTTCGACCCCAGCGCCCCGGACGACATCGCGGAACGCCTCCGGGACGTCCCGGAGCTCGAGGCGTGCCACAGCGTGGCGGGCGAGGAGAACTACATCCTCAAGGTCCGCGTCGCCACCCCTCACGAGCTGGAGGAGCTGCTGGCCAGGCTGCGCACCCTCGCGGGTGTCTCGACCCGCACGACGGTGGTCCTGTCGACACCGTACGAGGCGAGACCACCGAAGATCTGA
- a CDS encoding acyl-CoA dehydrogenase family protein, with product MPDHAPQPVDRQLPTDEARDLISLVRDIAGREIAPKAAEEEDAGRFPREVFALLSESGLLGLPYSSEHGGGDQPYEVYLQVLEELAAARLTVGLGASVHTLSCHALASYGTKEQQAEHLPAMLGGGLLGAYCLSEPASGSDAASLSTKAVRDGDEWVLTGTKAWITHGGIADFYTVMARTGEEGPRGITAFLAPGDAVGLVAAAPERKMGLKGSPTAQINFDGVRLDGSRRIGEEGQGFAIALSALDSGRLGIAACAIGLAQAALDEAVAYATGRRQFGRPISDFQGLRFLLADMATQIEAGRALYLAAARLRDAGRPFAKQAAMAKLLCTDAAMKVTTDAVQVLGGYGYTADFPVERYMREAKVLQIVEGTNQIQRMVIARHLAGPETR from the coding sequence ATGCCCGACCACGCCCCGCAGCCGGTGGACCGTCAACTGCCCACGGACGAGGCCAGGGACCTGATCTCGCTCGTCCGTGACATCGCCGGGCGAGAGATCGCCCCGAAGGCGGCCGAGGAGGAGGACGCCGGCCGCTTCCCGCGCGAAGTATTCGCCCTGCTCTCGGAGTCGGGGCTGCTGGGCCTCCCGTACTCCTCCGAGCACGGCGGCGGCGACCAGCCCTACGAGGTCTACCTCCAGGTCCTCGAAGAACTCGCCGCGGCCCGTCTCACCGTCGGCCTCGGCGCCAGCGTGCACACGCTGTCCTGCCACGCCCTCGCGAGCTACGGCACCAAGGAACAACAGGCCGAACACCTTCCCGCGATGCTCGGCGGCGGCCTCCTCGGCGCGTACTGCCTCTCCGAACCCGCCTCCGGCTCCGACGCGGCCTCGCTGAGCACGAAGGCGGTCCGGGACGGGGACGAGTGGGTGCTCACCGGCACCAAGGCCTGGATCACGCACGGCGGCATCGCCGACTTCTACACGGTCATGGCACGCACCGGCGAGGAGGGCCCGCGCGGAATCACCGCTTTCCTCGCCCCCGGCGACGCGGTCGGGCTGGTCGCGGCCGCGCCGGAACGGAAGATGGGCCTCAAGGGCTCACCCACCGCGCAGATCAACTTCGACGGGGTCAGGCTCGACGGCAGCCGGCGCATCGGCGAGGAGGGGCAGGGCTTCGCGATCGCACTGTCCGCGCTCGATTCCGGACGCCTCGGCATCGCGGCCTGTGCGATCGGCCTGGCCCAGGCGGCACTTGACGAGGCGGTGGCCTACGCGACCGGACGCCGGCAGTTCGGGCGGCCGATCTCCGACTTCCAGGGACTGCGCTTCCTGCTCGCCGACATGGCCACGCAGATCGAGGCCGGCCGGGCGCTGTACCTCGCGGCGGCACGGCTGCGCGACGCGGGCCGCCCCTTCGCCAAGCAGGCCGCCATGGCCAAACTCCTGTGCACCGACGCGGCGATGAAGGTCACGACGGACGCGGTCCAGGTGCTCGGCGGCTACGGCTACACCGCGGACTTCCCGGTCGAGCGGTACATGCGCGAGGCCAAGGTCCTGCAGATCGTCGAGGGCACCAACCAGATCCAGCGGATGGTCATCGCCCGCCACCTGGCGGGCCCTGAGACCCGCTGA
- a CDS encoding glycoside hydrolase family 18 protein, whose protein sequence is MHRPHPSRVRFKSLVSAACCAVLGAGLLAGAGTATAAPTASKADAKPVPKAAGSKVVGYFTEWGTYDRKYYVKNIETSGSAARLTHINYAFGNVTGGKCAMGDADAATGRAYTAAESVDGVADTASQPLRGNFNQLRELKKKHPGLKVLWSFGGWTWSSGFGEAAQNPAAFAKSCYDLVENSKWADVFDGIDIDWEYPNACGNTCDTSGRAAFRNVMAALRAKFGSGNLVTAAITADATAGGKIDAADYAGAAKYVDWYNPMTYDYFGAWAATGPTAPHSALNSYSGIPQAGYHTSATIAKLKGLGIPASKLLLGIGFYGRGWTGVTQSAPGGAATGPAAGTYEAGFEDYKVLKSKCPATGTVGGTAYAKCGSDWWSYDTPATIGTKMAYKNQQGLGGTFFWELSGDTSNGELIRAIK, encoded by the coding sequence ATGCACCGACCGCATCCCTCCCGCGTCCGTTTCAAGTCGCTTGTGTCCGCCGCGTGTTGTGCCGTTCTCGGCGCAGGGCTCCTGGCCGGCGCCGGCACCGCGACCGCCGCACCGACAGCCTCGAAGGCCGACGCGAAGCCCGTCCCGAAGGCCGCCGGTTCCAAGGTCGTCGGTTACTTCACCGAATGGGGCACGTACGACCGCAAGTACTACGTCAAGAACATCGAGACATCCGGTTCCGCCGCCCGGCTGACCCATATCAACTACGCCTTCGGCAACGTCACCGGTGGCAAGTGCGCGATGGGTGACGCCGATGCCGCGACCGGCCGGGCGTACACCGCCGCCGAGTCGGTGGACGGGGTCGCCGACACCGCGAGCCAGCCGCTGCGCGGCAACTTCAACCAGTTGCGCGAGCTGAAGAAGAAGCATCCCGGCCTCAAGGTCCTCTGGTCCTTCGGGGGTTGGACCTGGTCCAGCGGTTTCGGCGAGGCCGCGCAAAACCCGGCCGCGTTCGCCAAGTCCTGCTACGACCTGGTCGAGAACTCCAAGTGGGCCGACGTGTTCGACGGCATCGACATCGACTGGGAGTACCCGAACGCCTGCGGCAACACCTGCGACACCAGCGGCAGGGCGGCCTTCAGGAACGTGATGGCCGCGCTGCGGGCGAAGTTCGGTTCCGGCAACCTGGTCACGGCGGCGATCACGGCCGACGCCACCGCCGGCGGCAAGATCGACGCGGCGGACTACGCGGGCGCGGCCAAGTACGTCGACTGGTACAACCCGATGACGTACGACTACTTCGGCGCCTGGGCGGCGACCGGGCCGACCGCACCGCATTCGGCGCTGAACTCGTACTCCGGCATCCCCCAGGCCGGCTACCACACCTCGGCGACCATCGCGAAGCTCAAGGGCCTCGGCATCCCGGCCTCGAAGCTGCTGCTGGGCATCGGCTTCTACGGGCGCGGCTGGACCGGCGTCACACAGTCGGCGCCCGGTGGCGCGGCGACCGGTCCCGCTGCGGGTACGTACGAGGCGGGCTTCGAGGACTACAAGGTGCTGAAGTCCAAGTGCCCCGCGACCGGCACCGTCGGCGGGACCGCGTACGCCAAGTGCGGGAGCGACTGGTGGAGTTACGACACCCCGGCGACCATCGGCACGAAGATGGCGTACAAGAACCAGCAGGGCCTGGGCGGCACGTTCTTCTGGGAGCTGAGCGGCGACACCTCGAACGGTGAGCTGATCAGGGCGATCAAGTAG
- a CDS encoding TetR/AcrR family transcriptional regulator: MNSSRQPATERPRARGTDRSLVRRAELIAIGRKLFADRSYDALSMDDIARQAQVAKGLIYYYFQSKRGYYLAIVEDSVADLVTFASSGVDHAPVDRVHRTIDCYLRFAEHNQAAYRTIVSGGVGFDAEVHAIRDGVREAIVATIAEGAYGRQDIGPLARMGLFGWVCSVEGATLDWIDRPELSRDTMRELLVKMLGGAMRAIEELDPTYVTPEPARRDN; the protein is encoded by the coding sequence TTGAACAGTAGTCGACAGCCTGCCACCGAGCGCCCGCGGGCGCGCGGCACCGACCGCTCTCTGGTGCGTCGCGCCGAACTCATCGCCATCGGACGCAAGTTGTTCGCCGACAGGTCGTACGACGCGCTGTCGATGGACGACATCGCACGTCAGGCGCAGGTCGCCAAAGGGCTGATCTACTACTACTTCCAGTCCAAGCGCGGCTATTACCTCGCCATCGTCGAGGACTCGGTCGCCGACCTGGTCACCTTCGCGTCCAGCGGCGTCGATCACGCACCCGTGGACCGGGTGCACCGCACGATCGACTGCTACCTGCGCTTCGCCGAGCACAACCAGGCCGCCTACCGCACGATCGTCAGCGGCGGTGTCGGCTTCGACGCCGAGGTGCACGCCATCCGGGACGGGGTGCGCGAGGCGATCGTCGCGACCATCGCCGAGGGCGCGTACGGCAGACAGGACATCGGACCGCTGGCCCGTATGGGCCTGTTCGGCTGGGTGTGCAGCGTGGAGGGCGCCACCCTCGACTGGATCGACCGCCCCGAACTCTCCCGCGACACCATGCGCGAACTCCTCGTGAAGATGCTGGGCGGCGCCATGCGAGCCATCGAGGAACTCGACCCGACGTACGTGACACCGGAGCCGGCCCGCCGGGACAACTGA
- a CDS encoding SCO1431 family membrane protein — MTASTAAAPARTRTGGPREDGPKIFEHVMGWTFVVVLAMFVAQLGLI, encoded by the coding sequence ATGACCGCGAGCACTGCCGCAGCCCCCGCCCGCACCCGTACCGGCGGTCCCCGGGAGGACGGTCCGAAGATCTTCGAGCACGTCATGGGCTGGACGTTCGTGGTCGTGCTCGCGATGTTCGTCGCTCAGCTCGGCCTGATCTGA